In a genomic window of Pseudomonas oryzihabitans:
- a CDS encoding YbdD/YjiX family protein produces MFNDLGRMGKYLGQAAKMLVGMPDYDTYVEHMRSKHPDQPVMSYEAFFRERQEARYGGGKSGAIRCC; encoded by the coding sequence ATGTTCAATGACCTGGGACGCATGGGCAAATATCTCGGGCAGGCCGCCAAGATGCTGGTGGGCATGCCCGATTACGACACCTACGTCGAGCACATGCGCAGCAAGCATCCGGATCAACCGGTGATGAGCTACGAGGCCTTCTTCCGTGAGCGCCAGGAAGCGCGTTACGGTGGCGGCAAATCGGGCGCCATCCGCTGCTGCTGA
- the yjiA gene encoding GTPase, with product MNEPIPVTVLTGFLGAGKTTLLKHILQAEHGLKIAVIENEFSALDVDGELLEDAGAVQLMKVANGCVCCTGSKDLAYALTVLLERLDNGELDFERLVVECTGLADPGPVAQTFFTDDLLRERYLLDGVLTLVDAVHASEQLSDPLLQAQIGFADRLLLTKLDLAEPAAVEALENRLQRINRRAPIRHVDHGRIELAELLDIRGFNLHDEDLAPPTLFRPLRPVSEAISLTERIQSIAIRESRPYDQDKVGKVMEMLLDTLGCDLLRYKGLLNIAGEERRLLFQGVQQIYAADWERDWLPDEQRESRVVLIGMDLPEERIRAAFDRAVAK from the coding sequence ATGAACGAACCCATTCCCGTCACGGTCCTGACCGGCTTTCTCGGCGCCGGCAAGACCACCCTGCTCAAGCACATCCTGCAGGCCGAGCACGGCCTCAAGATCGCCGTGATCGAAAACGAATTCAGCGCCCTGGACGTCGACGGCGAACTGCTCGAAGACGCTGGCGCCGTGCAGCTGATGAAGGTAGCCAACGGCTGCGTCTGCTGTACCGGCAGCAAGGACCTGGCCTATGCCCTGACCGTGCTGCTGGAACGCCTGGACAATGGTGAGCTGGATTTCGAGCGCCTGGTGGTGGAGTGCACCGGCCTGGCCGATCCCGGTCCGGTGGCCCAGACCTTCTTTACCGACGACCTCCTGCGCGAACGCTATCTGCTCGACGGGGTGCTCACCCTGGTGGACGCCGTCCACGCCAGCGAGCAACTGAGCGATCCGCTGTTGCAGGCGCAGATCGGGTTCGCCGATCGCCTGCTGCTGACCAAGCTCGACCTGGCCGAGCCGGCCGCCGTCGAGGCGCTGGAGAATCGCCTGCAACGCATCAACCGCCGCGCGCCCATCCGCCATGTCGACCATGGCCGCATCGAGCTGGCCGAGTTGCTGGATATTCGTGGCTTCAACCTGCACGACGAAGACTTGGCGCCACCGACCCTGTTTCGCCCGCTGCGGCCCGTGTCGGAAGCCATCAGCCTCACCGAACGCATCCAGTCCATCGCCATCCGCGAGTCGCGCCCCTATGACCAGGACAAGGTCGGCAAGGTCATGGAGATGCTGCTCGATACCCTCGGCTGCGACCTGCTGCGCTACAAGGGGCTGCTCAATATCGCCGGCGAGGAGCGCCGGCTGTTGTTCCAGGGCGTGCAACAGATCTACGCAGCCGACTGGGAGCGTGACTGGCTGCCGGACGAACAGCGCGAAAGCCGCGTGGTGCTGATCGGCATGGACCTGCCGGAAGAACGCATCCGCGCGGCCTTCGACCGGGCGGTGGCCAAGTAG
- a CDS encoding DciA family protein, with translation MAFRPLPAVAPAALLRQAKPLKALFREAERLGRLQQLLEEQLQPAARPHCRVASWRDGTLLLVVNDAHWATRLRYQQRRLLRLLQQAPEFAGLMRVQFKMQPSPGVATRTRPVRQVSQVGADSLREVAAGIRDPKLKAALERLASRTGQPEP, from the coding sequence ATGGCCTTTCGTCCGCTTCCCGCTGTCGCTCCCGCCGCCCTACTCCGCCAGGCCAAACCGCTCAAGGCGCTGTTTCGCGAGGCCGAGCGTCTGGGGCGCCTGCAGCAATTGCTGGAAGAGCAGTTGCAGCCTGCCGCCCGCCCCCATTGCCGGGTCGCCAGCTGGCGCGACGGCACCCTGCTGTTGGTGGTCAACGATGCCCACTGGGCGACGCGGTTGCGCTATCAGCAGCGCCGTCTGCTGCGCCTGTTGCAACAGGCGCCCGAATTCGCCGGCCTCATGCGTGTGCAATTCAAGATGCAGCCGAGCCCGGGCGTCGCCACTCGGACGCGCCCCGTGCGCCAGGTGAGCCAGGTGGGCGCCGACAGTCTGCGCGAGGTGGCCGCGGGTATCCGCGATCCCAAGCTCAAGGCCGCCCTGGAGCGACTGGCCAGTCGCACCGGCCAGCCGGAGCCCTGA